The DNA region CTTTTTCTTGAGCTTCAATCTCTTCTTCCTGCTGTCGTTTCCTTTCATGCATCTCTTtggcttctctttctttccttttaatttccaGCTCAGCAAAGAGTTTCATGGTCTGTTTATATACTGCTTGTTTGAACAGCTCAGGATCATCCTCCTCTACATTTGTaggttttccttccttctttaactgtttttttcgTTCTTTCACAGTGTGTTCCACGTATTCTTTTCCTGCCTGAATTACATCCAGGGTCCTCTTCTTTTGCTCCTGATCCAGTAGCAACTTGTAAGCTTTGTCCACAGCTTCAGAAGCCTTTTGTGCTCTGTCAGCATCATCTTGATTTTTGTCAGGATGCACCAATATGGATAACTGCCgaaatctcttttttatttcttcatctgtcACTTCAGGATCTATCTGAAGAACCTCAAATGGATTCAAATTGAAGTAAGAGGAACCAGGACGTGTCAACCTTTCAATCTGATTTTTGGACGTAAGAACtgaatctctcttctctgtttgtTTCACCTCACTGTAGAAGGTCATAAAAGCTTCCTCTGTGCTGCCTCCACCGGCCGAAACCCCACTCTCTCCTGAAGCCGCCATTTCCCCGGCcccaaaataagtcttaattccagtaacttagtctagtccgagttgctcccagttgctccccacacactctgataaaaaaaaagaggagatttaccatgctaaacctgggtgtgtcataTCAGGTACGCCGTTCACCAGGGAGCAATGAACAGAGCTTcttggccacacccagcatatgcttctaggtattccctgaaagcagacagtccactaatccacacagacatagtccaaagataaaagccaacacagtgaaaaaacaaaggaGCCAAGgtgtatctccacaaatgccaaataacaaacacaccaattcaagaaataagaataatgaagacaacatgatacccccaaaagaacacaacagtaaagtactagattgtgaagatgatgaaattgaagaaatgccagaaatgaaattcaaaaaattgttcataggattacttagaagtaagcagaagcaaatgcatgagctaatgaaattcatacatgacaggAAAGATAATTTCtgccatgaaattgagatcttaaagagaaatcaaaatgaaatcttggaaatgaagaattcagtgtaacaaataaaaaatgcagtgggaagccttaacaacagaatcggtgaagcagaagaaagaatatctgacatagaagacaaagcacaggataTTATACAGTCAGGctaaacacaagaagaaattagaaaacaaacaaaaaaacactgttgggattCTACAGGGTACTATCAAATGGCCCACCATAAAATTTCTAGGAGTTCTGAagttgtggaaagagagaaagggttaGAAGCCCTTTTTAgtgcctaatttggagaaagaaagggacatccaagtataggaagcacataaaaatcctgatagacatgaccagaaaatatcttcaccacgacacattgtaataaaactcACCACAGTTAAAAcgtgaagaaaagattctaaaatgtacatgagaaaaatgccagattactgtcagaggatctccaattagactcatagcagacttctcatcagaaaccttacagactaggagagaatgatgagatatattccaagtcttaagaccAGAATACTATGCCTTTCatagctctcatttataaatgaaggtgaaatacagactTTCCAagacaaatagaaattaaaagaacttgttaccacctgtccagccctgaagaagatgcttaaggatgtgttgcacacagaaacatagaaacatggtcatcatcttatagccggcgccgtggctcaataggctaatcctccaccttgcggcaccgcacaccgggttctagtcccggtcggggcgccggattctgtcccggttgcccctcttccaggccagctctctgctatggccagggagtgcagtggaggatggcccaggtgcttgggccctgcaccccatgggagaccaggaaaagcacctggatcctggctcctgccatcggatcagcgcggtgcgccggctgcagcggcggccattggagggtgaaccaatggcaaaggaagacctttctctctgtctctctctcactgtccactctgcctgtcaaaaaaaaaaaaaaaaaaaaaaaaaaaaaaaaaaaaaagaaacatggtcatcactatgaaggtaaaggaaggaaatctcccaataccaaggaaattcaaagtaaaaaataggaatatttatgtgaaaatggcagggcttatcaatagtcaccttgaatgtaaatagtctcaactctccaattaaaagaaacagactgactgaatgcattaaaaaacaaaacccatgtatttgctgcctacaagaaacacgtCTCACCAActaagatgcatgcagactgaaagtgaaaggatggaaaaagataatccatgctaacagaaaccaaaaaaagacctgatgcagccatcctaataacagacgaaaacagactttaacacaaaaactgttaaaagagacaaagaagggcactatgtaatcaTTTAAGGATCAATTCAATGGGAATATGCGACTattatgcacctaattacaggacacctgactatttaaaagaaatgataagggATCTGAAGGaaaacatagactccaatacaatagcaatggGGGATATCagtaccctactttcagcaatggacagatcaatcagacagaaaatcagcaaggaaatagcagagttcattgacactatagaccaaatggatttaacatatctacagaacttttcatcctagacTTGGAGAATACACATTcgtctcagcagtgcatggaaattttgattgaccacatgctaggcaataaagcaagtctcagcaaattaaaaaaaaaatcaaaatcataccatgcattttctgaGACCATTTCTCAGACCATGCagtaatgaagctggaaatcattaactcaggaatctctagagcatatgcaaacacatgacaattgaacaacatactcctgaatgaacagtgggtcatagaagaaatcaaaagagaaataaaaaattttttggaaataaataaagatgacaatataaatatcaaaacttaggggatacagcaaaagcagtgttaagaggacaATTTCTTgatgcttacatcaagaaattggaaaggcaccaaaaaatgagctatcagtgcatctcaaggatctagaaaaacagcagtaaaccaaaccccaaattatcaattaattcctaaacccagaaaagatgcaacagagaacaagcactacagaccaaattccctgaagaacatagatgcaaaaaccctcaacacAATTCTATCCAATCTAATCAagctacacatcagaaagatcattcaccccgaccaagtggaatttatctctggtatgctgggatggttcaacattcccaaatcaatCACTGTGATATTTCAGATTAGCaatctgaagaacaaaaatctgatgattatctcaatagatgcagagaaacatttgataaaatacaacaccctttcattatgaaaactctaagaagcGTGGGTACAGAAAgaacatccctcaacacaatcaaggcaatttatgacaaacccagggcgagcatcctattgaatgaggaaaagttgagAGCATTTCCAGTGAGATCTAGAACAAGATGAGGatatccactctcaccattactattcaacatacccctggaagttttatccagagctattaggcaagaaaaataaatcaaaggaatacaaattgggaaagaggaagtcaaactatccctatatgCAGATGATATGAATCTATATATAGGGACAAAAGACTCCACCatgagactattggaattcatagaagcacttggtaaagtagcaggatataaaatcaatacacaaagaTCAAAAGACTTTGTATATATAGGCAAAACCATGGCTGTGAAAGAactaagaacaatcccattcacaataggtacaaaaTCATAtacctcagaataaatttaaccaaggatgtcaaaggtctctacaatgagaattgcaaagcattaaagaaagaaatagaagaagatacaaaaaatcgaaaaatcttccatgtctatggattgaaagaatcaatatcatcaaaatgtacattcttccaaaagcaatttatagattcaatgtgataccaatcaaaataccaaacacattctgctcagatacagaaaaaatgatgctgaaattcatatggaagcacaggagaccctaaatagctaaagcagtcttataaaacaaaaacaaagccagaggaatcacaataccagatttcagaacgtactacaaggcagttataatcaaaacagcttggtactggtacaaaaacagatggatagaccaagggGACAGAATAAAAATCAATCCAAGTATCTACAATGAACTAATATTTGGCCAaggtgctaaaatcaatcccaagagaaaggacagtgtcttcaacaaatgatgctacaagaactggatttccacaggcagaagcatgaagcaggacccgtgctttacaccttacacataaatctattcaaaatggattaaagaccacgatctacaacctgataccatcaaattattaggaaacattggggaaaccctgtaagatattggcacaggcaaagggtTCTTAGAAAAggctccagaggcacaggcaatcaaagccaaaattaacaaatgggattacatcaaattgagaagctctgCGCTGCAAAAGAAatcctcagcaaagtgaagaggcaacagacagaatgggaggaaatgttttcaaactatgcaactgataaaggattaataaccagaatacataaacAGATTAAGAAACCTAACAACGAAACAAACAATACACTTAAGAAATTGACAAAgggcttaaacagacattttttattttttaattttttaaaacttttatttagtaaatataattttccaaagtacagtttatggattacaatggcttttcccccctataacttccctcccacccgcaaccctcccatctcaaactccctctcccattccattcacatcaagattcattttcaattatctttatatacagaagattgatttagtatatattaagtaaagatttcatcagtttgcacccacacagaacataaagtgtaaaatactgttttgagtattagttatagcattaattcacattggacaacacattaaggacagagatcccacatgaggagtaagtacacagtgacttctgttgttaattaacaatttgacacttttgtttatggtgtcagaaatctccctaggctctagtcatgagttgccaaggctatgcaaacctcttgagttcactgactttgatcttatttagacaaggtgatagtcaaagtggaagttctctcctcccttcagagaaaggtacctccttctttgatggcccattctttcttctgggatctcacttgcagagatctttcatttaggtgtttttttttttttttttttttttttttttgccagagtgtcttggcttttcatgcctgaaatactctcatgggctcttcaaccagatccgaatgccttaagggctgattctgaggccagagtgctgtttaggacatctgccattctatgagtctgctgtgtatcccgtttcccatgttggatcgttctctccctttttgattctatcagttaatatttacagacactagacttgtttgtgtgatccctttgactcttagacgtatcagtgtgatcaattgtgaactgaaattgatagacattttttaaaagaggacatCCTAATGGCcaaaatacacatgaaaaaatgctcaggatcactagccatcagggaaatccaaatcaaaagcacaatgaggtttcacctcaccccagttagaatgactttcgtacagaaatcaacaaacaactaacactggcgaggatgtggggagaagggtaccctaatcaacttttggtgggaatgcaaactgatatagccattgtggaagacagtgtggagatacctcagaaatctgaatatagacctaccatatgacccagccatcccactcctaggaatttacccaagggaaatgaaatcagcaaataaaagagttatctgcacccccatgttcattgcagctcaattcacaatagctaagacatggaatcaacctaaatgcccattagctgaagaatggataaagaattttatgggatatatactctatggaatactacactgcagtaaaaaatgaaatacactcatttgtaacaaaatggatgattctggaaaacttcatacttagtgaaatcagccagtcccaaagggacaaatactatatgttctccttggtctgtgataactaataga from Oryctolagus cuniculus chromosome 8, mOryCun1.1, whole genome shotgun sequence includes:
- the LOC100349535 gene encoding dnaJ homolog subfamily C member 8, producing MAASGESGVSAGGGSTEEAFMTFYSEVKQTEKRDSVLTSKNQIERLTRPGSSYFNLNPFEVLQIDPEVTDEEIKKRFRQLSILVHPDKNQDDADRAQKASEAVDKAYKLLLDQEQKKRTLDVIQAGKEYVEHTVKERKKQLKKEGKPTNVEEDDPELFKQAVYKQTMKLFAELEIKRKEREAKEMHERKRQQEEEIEAQEKAKRKREWQKNFEESRDGRVDSWRNFQANTKGKKEKKNWTFLRPPKVKMEQRE